The following proteins are encoded in a genomic region of Candidatus Eisenbacteria bacterium:
- a CDS encoding glycerophosphodiester phosphodiesterase, whose product MKKKQVLRIGHRGAPSHFWENSIASIRKAVEMGVDVVEFDIRKTLDDQFVLWHSSRVGRFFDLQSRIARKRWNDLLQHRVGQGETIPLLQQVIDVVKGSALMNIDLKSRGGEERLVEMLVGKGVERDVLISSHHAKSLRKIKELEPKIHTGISLPKDFFHLSALERIAPLRWAALFVLRRTIRFLVLRQIEKARADAVMLYYKLVTPGLVRFLEERGVPVYAYTVDDIDVIRKLKAMGVHGIASNHPEMLLHA is encoded by the coding sequence ATGAAGAAGAAACAAGTTCTCCGAATCGGCCACCGCGGGGCCCCCTCCCACTTCTGGGAGAACTCGATCGCGTCGATCCGAAAGGCGGTCGAGATGGGGGTCGACGTGGTCGAGTTCGATATCCGGAAGACGCTCGACGATCAGTTCGTCCTCTGGCACTCGAGTCGGGTCGGGCGCTTCTTCGATCTCCAGTCGCGCATCGCCCGGAAACGGTGGAACGATCTCCTCCAACACCGCGTGGGGCAGGGAGAGACGATCCCGCTTCTCCAGCAGGTGATCGATGTGGTCAAGGGCTCCGCCCTCATGAACATCGATCTGAAATCACGAGGCGGAGAAGAACGGCTCGTCGAGATGCTCGTCGGCAAGGGGGTCGAGAGAGACGTCCTCATCAGCTCGCATCACGCGAAGAGCCTCCGCAAGATCAAGGAGCTCGAGCCGAAGATCCACACCGGCATCTCCCTCCCGAAGGACTTTTTTCATCTTTCCGCGCTCGAGCGGATCGCGCCGCTCCGCTGGGCGGCCCTCTTCGTTCTCCGCCGGACGATCCGCTTCCTCGTGCTCCGGCAGATCGAAAAGGCGAGGGCCGACGCCGTGATGCTCTACTACAAGCTCGTCACGCCCGGCCTCGTCCGCTTCCTCGAGGAGCGGGGCGTCCCCGTGTACGCGTACACGGTCGACGACATCGACGTCATCCGCAAGCTGAAGGCGATGGGCGTCCACGGCATCGCCTCGAACCACCCGGAAATGCTCCTGCACGCGTAG
- a CDS encoding EF2563 family selenium-dependent molybdenum hydroxylase system protein, with protein sequence MRIRATKVAILGAGEVASGVALRLHRCGFSLLLTEVEEPRAIRRLVAFSEAVFDGRAAVEEARAARVVSLAEADAARERGEIPVLVDSEGRVWPAWNPDVLVDARMLKGSHGLSRSSAPLVIGLGPGFTVGGDCHLVIETLRGHEMGRVLANGSTAPNTGVPAERAGEGARRVFRAPTDGIFNSDRRLGDLLEAGDEVARVGESPCVTAIGGMLRGLLRPGLLVRAGEKVGDVDPRGSQVNPHTVSDRSLAIAGGVLEAILSSRPARGEGPRIP encoded by the coding sequence ATGAGGATCCGCGCCACAAAGGTCGCGATCCTCGGCGCGGGAGAGGTCGCCTCGGGGGTCGCTCTTCGGCTCCATCGATGCGGCTTCTCGCTCCTTCTCACGGAGGTCGAGGAGCCGCGCGCGATCCGGCGCCTCGTCGCCTTCAGCGAGGCGGTGTTCGACGGGAGGGCGGCCGTCGAGGAGGCGCGCGCCGCCCGGGTCGTCTCGCTCGCGGAGGCGGACGCGGCGAGGGAGCGCGGCGAGATCCCGGTTCTCGTCGATTCCGAAGGCCGCGTGTGGCCCGCGTGGAATCCGGATGTGCTCGTCGACGCCCGCATGCTGAAGGGATCGCACGGGCTCTCCCGCTCGAGCGCTCCCCTCGTGATCGGCCTCGGCCCCGGCTTCACCGTCGGAGGGGACTGCCATCTCGTCATCGAGACGCTGAGAGGTCACGAGATGGGCCGCGTCCTCGCGAACGGCTCCACTGCGCCGAACACGGGGGTTCCGGCCGAGAGGGCGGGGGAAGGGGCCCGTCGGGTTTTTCGCGCTCCGACTGATGGTATCTTTAACTCCGATAGGCGATTAGGGGATCTTCTTGAAGCGGGGGATGAAGTGGCGCGGGTCGGAGAATCCCCGTGCGTGACGGCGATCGGCGGCATGCTGAGGGGCCTTCTTCGACCGGGGCTCCTCGTCCGCGCCGGGGAAAAGGTGGGGGATGTCGATCCCCGCGGGTCGCAGGTCAATCCCCACACGGTCTCCGACCGCTCGCTTGCGATCGCCGGAGGGGTTCTGGAGGCGATCCTCTCCTCCCGACCGGCGAGGGGGGAGGGCCCGCGGATTCCTTAA
- a CDS encoding amidohydrolase family protein: MRPLVLGGGTVATLDASNRVFAPGAVRVEGDRITHAGFDADVPTEGADRIDARGMIVLPGLFNAHTHLYSSLARGLAPRGDPPASFRAILETLWWRWDRLLDEDAILWNAKAGLLESIRRGVTAVNDHHASPNAARGSLDRIAEAALAIGVRVCLCYEVSDRDGPALRDRGIEENERFARRAASEPNPLLAATIGAHASFTLSDETLERIASLSAASGRPVHLHVDEGPEDGEDARARGERSAAARLARAGILREGTIAVHAVHADEEDAALLALAGAFVVHNPRSNGANAVGRAPIEMFLRAGAALALGTDGMSGDLGADAAALGAVHRSAARDRSIPFDLPFQLAWRGNARLASALFGKRMGVLAPGCAGDIAAFRYDPPSPIRAENLAAHWQLGIASLPAAHLVVAGEPVLVDGRILRIDEEETMEGARAAAARLHQAFYR; encoded by the coding sequence ATGCGTCCCCTCGTTCTTGGCGGCGGCACGGTCGCGACCCTCGACGCGTCGAACCGCGTGTTCGCTCCCGGCGCGGTGCGCGTCGAAGGGGACCGCATCACCCACGCCGGGTTCGATGCCGACGTCCCGACCGAGGGGGCCGACCGGATCGACGCGCGGGGGATGATCGTTCTTCCCGGGCTCTTCAACGCGCACACGCATCTCTACAGCTCGCTCGCGCGCGGGCTCGCCCCGCGCGGCGATCCGCCTGCTTCTTTCCGCGCGATCCTCGAAACGCTCTGGTGGAGATGGGATCGCCTGCTCGATGAAGACGCGATCCTTTGGAACGCGAAGGCGGGACTTCTCGAATCGATCCGGCGCGGGGTGACCGCGGTGAACGATCATCACGCGAGCCCGAACGCGGCGCGCGGCTCCCTCGACAGGATCGCGGAGGCGGCGCTCGCGATCGGAGTGCGTGTTTGTCTTTGCTACGAGGTCTCCGACCGGGACGGGCCCGCGCTTCGCGATCGGGGGATCGAGGAGAACGAGCGCTTCGCGCGGCGCGCGGCGTCCGAGCCGAACCCGCTTCTCGCGGCGACGATCGGCGCGCACGCGTCGTTTACGCTCTCCGACGAGACGCTCGAGCGGATCGCATCTCTCTCTGCCGCCTCGGGGAGGCCGGTTCATCTTCACGTCGACGAGGGTCCCGAGGACGGCGAGGACGCGCGCGCGAGGGGAGAGCGATCGGCCGCGGCGCGCCTCGCGCGCGCGGGAATCCTCCGCGAGGGGACGATCGCCGTTCACGCGGTACACGCGGACGAGGAGGACGCCGCGCTCCTCGCCCTGGCGGGGGCTTTCGTCGTGCACAACCCGCGCTCGAACGGAGCGAACGCGGTGGGGCGCGCGCCGATCGAGATGTTCCTCCGGGCCGGCGCGGCGCTCGCGCTCGGGACCGACGGCATGAGCGGCGATCTCGGAGCGGATGCCGCCGCGCTCGGTGCGGTTCACCGTTCGGCGGCGAGGGATCGCTCGATCCCGTTCGATCTTCCGTTCCAGCTCGCATGGAGAGGGAACGCGCGCCTCGCGAGCGCTCTCTTCGGAAAGCGGATGGGCGTGCTCGCCCCCGGTTGCGCGGGAGACATCGCCGCGTTCCGCTACGATCCGCCCTCGCCGATCCGCGCAGAGAACCTCGCGGCGCACTGGCAGCTCGGGATCGCCTCGCTCCCGGCCGCGCACCTGGTCGTGGCCGGAGAGCCGGTCCTCGTCGACGGGCGCATCCTCCGGATCGACGAAGAGGAGACGATGGAGGGGGCGCGCGCGGCGGCGGCGCGGCTCCATCAAGCCTTTTATAGGTGA
- a CDS encoding YgeY family selenium metabolism-linked hydrolase, with protein sequence MREALIDRAEGYRERMTRFLRDLIAIPSPSGEEGKVVARIGEEMAALGFDEVRTDRIGNIIGRIGKGSRILLFDSHVDTVGIGDPDAWPHDPFRGKVEGEIVFGRGASDNKGGVAAMVYGGRLIRDLALDGGFTILVVGSVMEEDCDGLCYKSLIEEEKVRPDFVVLGEATGLRIYRGHRGRVEMRVETRGRSCHASAPERGKNAVYRMAPIVQGIERLGPKLRTDRFLGKGSAAVTHIDCRTPSLNAVPDRASIVIDRRLTAGETKASALREVRRIAGKEGKVEILEYRKPSHTGHVLPMEKYFPSWVLPADHALVLAGADAYRTLVRRKPAIGRWTFSTNGTYTMGIAGIPTIGLGPSEERFAHSILDRCPINHLTAAAAFYAALPRALRARLEGAERK encoded by the coding sequence ATGAGGGAAGCGCTGATCGATCGAGCGGAAGGCTACCGGGAACGGATGACCCGTTTCCTACGGGATCTGATCGCGATCCCCTCGCCGAGCGGCGAAGAAGGGAAGGTCGTCGCGAGGATTGGCGAGGAGATGGCAGCGCTCGGTTTCGACGAGGTCCGGACCGACCGGATCGGCAACATCATCGGGAGAATCGGGAAGGGCTCCCGGATCCTTCTCTTCGACTCGCACGTCGACACGGTCGGAATCGGCGATCCGGACGCGTGGCCGCACGACCCGTTCCGAGGGAAGGTCGAAGGGGAGATCGTGTTCGGACGGGGAGCGTCGGACAACAAGGGGGGCGTCGCGGCGATGGTCTACGGCGGGCGCCTCATCCGCGACCTCGCGCTCGACGGCGGCTTCACGATCCTCGTGGTCGGCTCCGTGATGGAGGAGGACTGCGACGGCCTCTGCTACAAATCGCTGATCGAGGAGGAGAAGGTCCGCCCGGACTTCGTCGTGCTCGGGGAGGCGACGGGGCTTCGCATCTACAGGGGGCACCGCGGGCGCGTGGAGATGCGCGTCGAGACGCGCGGCCGCTCGTGCCACGCGAGCGCTCCGGAACGGGGGAAGAACGCGGTCTATCGGATGGCGCCGATCGTGCAAGGGATCGAGCGTCTCGGGCCGAAGCTTCGGACCGATCGCTTTCTCGGCAAGGGGAGCGCCGCGGTCACTCACATCGACTGCCGAACTCCCTCGCTGAACGCGGTCCCCGACCGCGCGTCGATCGTGATCGACCGCCGCCTCACCGCCGGCGAGACGAAGGCGTCCGCTCTTCGCGAGGTGCGCCGCATCGCCGGGAAGGAGGGGAAGGTCGAGATCCTCGAGTACCGAAAGCCGAGCCACACCGGCCACGTGCTTCCGATGGAGAAGTACTTCCCCTCTTGGGTTCTTCCCGCGGACCACGCGCTCGTCCTGGCCGGCGCCGACGCCTACCGAACGCTCGTCCGCCGGAAGCCCGCGATCGGGCGATGGACCTTCTCGACGAACGGAACCTACACGATGGGAATCGCCGGGATCCCGACGATCGGGCTCGGGCCTTCCGAGGAGCGCTTCGCCCATTCGATCCTCGACCGTTGCCCCATCAACCATCTGACCGCCGCCGCCGCCTTCTACGCGGCGCTTCCGCGCGCGCTCCGGGCGCGCCTCGAAGGAGCCGAACGGAAATGA
- a CDS encoding thymidine phosphorylase: protein MRAIELIEKKKRGEILSDEELAFWIRGVVSEEIPDYQSAALLMAIRFRGLSERETFALTSEMVRSGDVLDLSFLGAPTADKHSTGGVGDKLSFIVGPLVAACGVKVPMLSGRALGHTGGTLDKLESIPGYRTRLPTARFLEIVSDVGISIVGQSDRLAPADGKLYALRDVTATVDSIPLIVSSILSKKIAAGASVLVFDVKHGDGAILREPEEVRALARMLVAVAERLGRGASALVTDMSAPLGRTVGNALEIVESIEALRGKGAADMMAISMALAAEILLLTGRAAGEEEARRLLAGALEEGRALDVFRNMIAAHGGDAAVVDDPGLLPRARLVREVTAGTGGNVLSLSARAVGIAAMRLGAGRSRVEDEVSPGAGIEIMRKPGDAVAKGDLLARMHGDREERLAAIEPEVRGAFRIGEGEGPDPRFVLENVRGSNQGE, encoded by the coding sequence GTGCGCGCGATCGAGCTGATCGAGAAGAAGAAGCGGGGAGAGATTCTCTCGGACGAGGAGCTCGCCTTCTGGATCCGCGGGGTCGTGAGCGAGGAGATCCCCGACTACCAGAGCGCGGCGCTCCTCATGGCGATCCGCTTCCGCGGGCTCTCGGAACGCGAGACCTTCGCGCTCACCTCGGAGATGGTCCGCTCGGGGGATGTCCTCGATCTCTCCTTTCTCGGCGCGCCGACCGCCGACAAGCACTCGACCGGAGGCGTCGGGGACAAGCTCTCGTTTATCGTGGGACCTCTCGTCGCGGCGTGCGGCGTGAAGGTCCCCATGCTCTCCGGACGCGCGCTCGGTCATACCGGCGGAACGCTCGACAAGCTCGAGTCGATCCCCGGCTATCGAACGCGTCTTCCGACCGCGCGCTTTCTTGAGATCGTCTCCGATGTCGGGATCTCCATCGTGGGGCAGAGCGATCGCCTCGCCCCCGCCGACGGAAAGCTCTACGCGCTCCGCGACGTCACGGCCACGGTCGATTCGATCCCGCTGATCGTCTCCAGCATCCTCTCGAAGAAGATCGCGGCCGGAGCGAGCGTTCTTGTATTCGACGTGAAGCACGGGGACGGGGCGATCCTCCGCGAACCGGAGGAGGTGCGGGCGCTCGCGCGGATGCTCGTCGCGGTCGCCGAACGCCTCGGACGAGGAGCCTCGGCGCTCGTCACCGACATGTCGGCTCCCCTCGGCCGGACGGTGGGGAACGCGCTCGAGATCGTCGAGTCGATCGAGGCCTTGCGGGGAAAGGGCGCCGCCGATATGATGGCGATCAGCATGGCTCTCGCCGCGGAGATCCTCCTCCTCACCGGACGCGCCGCGGGGGAGGAGGAGGCGCGCCGGCTTCTCGCGGGCGCGCTCGAAGAGGGACGCGCCCTCGATGTCTTCCGAAACATGATCGCGGCGCACGGCGGCGACGCGGCGGTCGTCGATGACCCCGGCCTGCTCCCGCGGGCGCGGCTCGTTCGAGAGGTGACCGCGGGAACGGGCGGCAACGTCCTCTCTCTCTCCGCGCGCGCCGTCGGGATCGCCGCGATGCGACTCGGCGCGGGGCGAAGCCGGGTCGAGGACGAGGTCTCCCCGGGCGCGGGGATCGAGATCATGCGAAAGCCGGGCGACGCGGTCGCGAAGGGGGATCTCCTCGCGCGCATGCACGGCGACCGCGAGGAGCGACTCGCCGCGATCGAGCCAGAAGTGCGCGGCGCCTTTCGGATCGGAGAGGGAGAAGGTCCCGATCCGCGCTTCGTCCTCGAGAACGTCCGCGGTTCGAACCAGGGAGAGTGA
- a CDS encoding helix-turn-helix domain-containing protein — translation MMELWGFRKNLGRIWTLLYLQDNALSAAEIAEQLSISRGSASMALQELLRWGVVRKSWKPGERKDFFEAEENVPKMVLRVLNERELPAINEAIDALRAVLRGIEDGGGGASDPTLSRRTRDLLGIAETGRTLFLGLLGREGAGAPAWDVLLGGKEEPR, via the coding sequence ATGATGGAGCTCTGGGGGTTCCGCAAGAACCTCGGGAGGATCTGGACGCTCCTCTACCTGCAAGACAACGCCCTCTCGGCCGCGGAGATCGCCGAACAGCTCTCGATCAGCCGGGGCTCCGCGAGCATGGCGCTCCAGGAGCTGCTCCGATGGGGGGTCGTTCGTAAGTCGTGGAAGCCGGGCGAACGGAAGGACTTCTTCGAGGCGGAAGAGAACGTGCCGAAGATGGTCCTCCGCGTGCTGAACGAGCGCGAGCTCCCCGCGATCAACGAGGCGATCGACGCTCTTCGCGCGGTTCTCCGAGGGATCGAGGACGGCGGCGGAGGCGCGTCCGATCCGACGCTCTCCCGGCGGACCCGGGATCTCCTCGGGATCGCGGAAACCGGCCGCACGCTCTTTCTCGGTCTGTTGGGGAGAGAGGGGGCGGGCGCTCCCGCGTGGGATGTTCTCCTCGGCGGAAAGGAGGAGCCGCGATGA
- a CDS encoding pentapeptide repeat-containing protein, whose product MTTCRYEDTRNRFRCPESVSGASPWCFWHNPEQPKSRDAVEAAVSEKRNLTGAWIEGIDLSGVDLTNVCLYGSVLRFAKLDGARLGRADLRYADLTRASLTEADLSDARLEGALLPKAVLRKAMLRYANAAGANLREADLTEADALSAHLAGADFSGCALALASLGLANLAKASFRGGVLDRADLAGANLAGADLRGASLRGVRVDRATRFDAARYDRRTVFSGIDTSAIDPGQHPVLLRDIRDAQFLAEYAKEHPGIFRLWKETSDCGRSLRRWSLLYLAAGALFGTARAFLPGAIDGRSSIAGAFLDSLIRILSLGGSGGSALTNTGRALLLAESAASYLLFAGFLAILFHKIARRG is encoded by the coding sequence GTGACCACCTGCCGCTACGAGGACACGAGGAACCGGTTTCGCTGCCCGGAGAGCGTTTCGGGAGCCTCGCCCTGGTGCTTCTGGCACAACCCGGAACAGCCGAAGAGCCGAGACGCGGTGGAGGCGGCTGTTTCCGAGAAGCGGAACCTGACGGGCGCGTGGATCGAGGGGATCGATCTTTCCGGCGTCGACCTCACGAACGTCTGTCTGTACGGATCGGTTCTCCGCTTCGCGAAGCTGGACGGCGCCAGGCTGGGGCGCGCCGATCTTCGTTACGCGGATCTCACGCGCGCCTCGCTCACGGAGGCGGATCTCTCCGACGCGCGTCTCGAGGGAGCTCTTCTCCCAAAAGCCGTTCTTCGGAAGGCGATGCTCCGCTACGCGAACGCAGCCGGTGCGAACCTCCGCGAGGCGGACCTCACCGAGGCGGACGCGCTCTCCGCGCATCTCGCCGGAGCCGACTTCTCCGGCTGCGCGCTCGCTCTCGCCTCGCTCGGCCTCGCGAACCTCGCGAAGGCGAGTTTTCGAGGAGGCGTTCTCGACCGCGCCGATCTCGCCGGCGCGAACCTCGCGGGGGCGGATCTTCGCGGCGCGAGCCTCCGCGGGGTCCGCGTCGACCGCGCGACGCGCTTCGACGCGGCGCGCTACGACCGGAGAACCGTCTTCTCCGGCATCGACACCTCCGCGATCGATCCGGGGCAGCATCCCGTTCTGCTCCGGGACATCCGCGACGCCCAGTTCCTCGCGGAGTACGCGAAGGAGCATCCGGGGATCTTCCGTCTATGGAAGGAGACATCGGACTGCGGGCGCTCGCTCCGCCGTTGGTCGCTCCTCTACCTCGCCGCGGGGGCGCTCTTCGGAACCGCGCGAGCGTTTCTTCCCGGCGCGATCGACGGACGATCCTCGATCGCGGGCGCCTTTCTCGATTCGCTCATACGCATCCTCTCGCTCGGCGGCTCGGGAGGCAGCGCGCTCACGAACACCGGGCGCGCGCTCCTCCTCGCCGAGAGCGCCGCCTCGTATCTCCTCTTCGCCGGTTTTCTTGCGATCCTCTTCCACAAGATCGCGAGAAGGGGATAG
- a CDS encoding 8-oxoguanine deaminase: MSVLIRNAETVALLDPGRREIRGGWVLFDEGVIRAVGEPGNEPAGAGEIVGARGAVVLPGLVNTHHHFFQTLTRAFPGAADSSLFPWLRALYPAWAGLTREAVRTASLTAMAELLLSGCTTTSDHHYLFTRACSDPTDATIESALAIGIRLHATRGSMSLSEKDGGLPPDSVVQDEETILRDSVRLIERYHDPSPGARVRIALAPCSPFSVTEDLMRETARIASSYGVRLHTHLAETKDEEEYCLARYGVRPLDFLERAGWLADRTWIAHGIHFEPQEIDRIGRARMGVAHCPSSNMRLGSGAAPVLDLLAAGAKVGLGVDGSASNDASSIAAEARQALFAGRLRYGAERVAADEVLRWATRGGAEILGRDDIGRIAPGFRADLALFRLDDIAFWGAGDPIAALLLSGPARVDTLFVEGRAIVREGRLLTIDLDQHRERHHLAARALAAGS, from the coding sequence ATGAGCGTCCTCATTCGAAACGCGGAAACGGTCGCCCTGCTCGACCCGGGACGGCGCGAGATCCGAGGAGGCTGGGTCCTCTTCGACGAGGGGGTGATCCGCGCCGTCGGCGAGCCGGGGAACGAGCCGGCGGGCGCGGGCGAGATCGTGGGCGCGCGCGGCGCGGTCGTCCTCCCCGGCCTCGTCAACACGCATCATCATTTCTTCCAGACGCTCACGCGCGCGTTCCCCGGCGCGGCCGATTCCTCTCTCTTCCCGTGGCTTCGAGCCCTCTATCCCGCCTGGGCGGGGTTGACGCGGGAGGCGGTCCGCACGGCTTCCCTCACCGCGATGGCGGAGCTCCTTCTCTCCGGCTGCACGACGACCTCGGATCACCATTATCTCTTCACTCGCGCATGCTCCGATCCGACCGACGCGACGATCGAGTCGGCGCTCGCGATCGGCATTCGCCTTCACGCGACGCGCGGAAGCATGAGCCTCTCGGAGAAGGACGGCGGCCTTCCGCCCGACTCGGTCGTCCAAGACGAGGAGACGATCCTTCGTGATTCGGTCCGCCTCATCGAGCGGTACCACGACCCTTCGCCGGGCGCGCGCGTCCGGATCGCCCTCGCCCCCTGTTCCCCCTTCTCGGTCACCGAGGACCTCATGCGGGAGACGGCGCGGATCGCCTCGTCGTACGGCGTCCGCCTCCACACGCACCTCGCGGAGACGAAGGACGAAGAGGAGTACTGCCTCGCGCGCTACGGAGTTCGGCCTCTCGACTTCCTCGAGCGCGCGGGGTGGCTCGCCGACCGGACGTGGATCGCGCACGGGATTCACTTTGAACCTCAAGAAATCGATCGGATCGGGCGCGCGCGGATGGGGGTCGCGCACTGCCCCTCCTCGAACATGAGGCTTGGATCGGGCGCCGCGCCGGTTCTCGATCTTCTCGCCGCAGGCGCGAAGGTAGGCCTCGGCGTGGACGGGTCCGCGTCGAACGACGCATCCTCGATCGCTGCGGAAGCGCGCCAGGCGCTCTTCGCCGGACGGCTCCGATACGGCGCCGAACGGGTGGCGGCGGACGAGGTCCTTCGATGGGCGACGCGCGGCGGCGCCGAGATCCTCGGGCGGGACGACATCGGCCGAATCGCCCCCGGTTTTCGCGCGGACCTCGCCCTCTTCCGCCTGGACGACATCGCGTTCTGGGGCGCCGGCGATCCGATCGCGGCCCTCCTCCTCTCGGGACCGGCGCGGGTCGATACGCTCTTCGTGGAGGGACGCGCGATCGTGCGGGAGGGACGTCTCCTCACGATCGACCTCGACCAGCACCGCGAGCGGCACCATCTTGCCGCGCGCGCGCTCGCGGCCGGATCGTGA
- a CDS encoding threonine synthase yields MRLPPTETVSGFACLACAQLEPPETERLTCPSCGANLDVLYDYERIARRIDPDRLRAERDPSIWRYRALLPLRESSGPPPLLVGGRPLLRAPRLGEALGMKRVFLHDDTGNPTASFKDRASLVAALRGREIGTDTVSCASTGNAASSLAGVAAALGMRAVIFVPEKAPLPKLTQILLYGARVFRVRGTYDDAFDLCLAASERFGWYTRSTGVNPFTAEGKKTAAFEIAESLEWKSPDLVFVPTGDGNILGGVGKGFQEMRRLGWIDRVPRMIAVQAEGASPLATAWRTGSDAVEPVAPRTIADSIAVGRPRDAHRALRMLRETEGDVVVVPDEAILEAMRELPSTTGLFAEPSAAASLAGLRKMLAEGRIDPGETIVLLITGSGLKDTATAARLTAEPPLVEPRLEDLERALSREKGDR; encoded by the coding sequence ATGCGGCTCCCCCCGACGGAGACGGTTTCCGGGTTCGCGTGCCTCGCGTGCGCGCAGCTCGAACCGCCGGAGACCGAGCGTCTCACCTGCCCTTCGTGCGGGGCGAACCTCGACGTGCTCTACGATTACGAGCGGATCGCGCGAAGGATCGACCCGGACCGCCTCCGCGCGGAGCGGGATCCCTCGATCTGGCGGTATCGGGCGCTCCTTCCGCTTCGCGAGTCGAGCGGGCCGCCGCCTCTTCTCGTGGGGGGGCGGCCCCTTCTCCGCGCGCCCCGTCTCGGCGAGGCGCTCGGGATGAAGCGGGTCTTTCTTCACGACGACACCGGGAACCCGACCGCGTCGTTCAAGGACCGGGCAAGCCTCGTCGCCGCGCTTCGGGGGCGCGAGATCGGGACCGACACGGTCTCGTGCGCCTCGACCGGGAACGCCGCTTCGTCGCTCGCAGGCGTAGCCGCCGCGCTCGGGATGCGCGCGGTGATCTTCGTCCCCGAGAAGGCGCCTCTCCCCAAACTCACGCAGATCCTCCTCTACGGGGCGCGCGTCTTCCGCGTGAGGGGGACGTACGACGACGCGTTCGACCTCTGCCTCGCGGCGAGCGAGCGCTTCGGCTGGTATACCCGCTCGACCGGCGTGAACCCATTCACGGCTGAAGGAAAAAAGACCGCCGCCTTCGAGATCGCGGAGTCGCTCGAGTGGAAGAGCCCGGACCTGGTGTTCGTTCCGACCGGGGACGGGAACATCCTCGGAGGGGTGGGGAAGGGGTTTCAGGAGATGCGGCGGCTCGGGTGGATCGACCGCGTCCCGAGGATGATCGCGGTGCAGGCGGAAGGAGCCTCTCCTCTCGCGACGGCGTGGCGAACGGGGAGCGACGCGGTCGAGCCGGTCGCGCCCCGCACGATCGCCGACTCGATCGCGGTCGGGCGCCCGCGCGACGCGCACCGGGCGCTCCGCATGCTCCGCGAGACGGAGGGGGACGTCGTCGTCGTTCCTGACGAGGCGATTCTGGAGGCGATGCGCGAGCTCCCCTCGACGACGGGCCTCTTCGCGGAGCCCTCCGCCGCCGCCTCGCTCGCCGGGCTTCGCAAGATGCTCGCCGAGGGGCGGATCGACCCGGGCGAAACAATCGTTCTCCTCATCACCGGGAGCGGTCTCAAGGACACGGCGACCGCCGCGCGGCTCACGGCGGAGCCTCCTCTCGTCGAGCCGCGCCTCGAGGATTTGGAGCGCGCCCTTTCCCGTGAGAAAGGGGACCGATGA
- a CDS encoding ornithine carbamoyltransferase, whose protein sequence is MTTDLKGRDYIETSDWSDAEIETALAVSRDLKEKFRRKEPHRLLPDRTIFLLFFDKSTRTRNSFEAGITQLGGHAHFITTETSQISHGESPRDTGVILSRYGHGIAIRHDLIPGEGNAYMREVAEQADKPVINMQCDIDHPCQTLADLLTIRERFGETLKGLKVAVSWAYAPSYAKPLSVPQGLAMLLTRFGMEVVLAHPPEFPLMPHTLERARANAKRSGGSFRVAHSMEEAFEGAHVVYPKSWGCIDLFREPERSLALAKKYAHWICDEKKMAIARKDSIYMHCLPADRGHEVTDAVIDGPHSVVYDEAENRLHTAKALMALVME, encoded by the coding sequence ATGACCACCGATCTCAAGGGACGCGACTACATCGAGACGAGCGACTGGAGCGACGCGGAGATCGAAACCGCCCTCGCGGTCTCGCGCGACCTCAAGGAGAAGTTCCGGAGGAAAGAGCCGCACCGCTTGCTTCCCGACCGAACGATCTTTCTTCTCTTCTTCGACAAGTCGACGAGGACCAGGAACTCGTTCGAGGCGGGGATCACGCAGCTCGGCGGGCACGCGCACTTCATCACGACGGAGACGAGCCAGATCTCCCACGGCGAGAGCCCGAGGGACACCGGCGTCATTCTCTCCCGCTACGGACACGGCATCGCGATCCGCCACGATCTCATCCCGGGCGAGGGGAACGCCTACATGCGCGAGGTCGCCGAGCAGGCGGACAAACCGGTGATCAACATGCAATGCGACATCGACCATCCGTGCCAGACGCTCGCCGATCTCCTCACGATCCGCGAGCGCTTCGGCGAGACCCTGAAGGGGCTCAAGGTCGCGGTCTCGTGGGCCTACGCGCCGTCGTACGCCAAGCCGCTCTCCGTCCCGCAAGGGCTCGCGATGCTGCTCACGCGCTTCGGGATGGAGGTCGTCCTCGCCCACCCGCCCGAGTTCCCGCTCATGCCGCACACGCTCGAGAGGGCGCGCGCGAACGCGAAGCGCTCGGGAGGCTCCTTCCGCGTCGCCCACTCGATGGAGGAGGCGTTCGAGGGAGCGCACGTCGTCTATCCGAAGAGCTGGGGGTGCATCGATCTCTTTCGCGAGCCGGAGCGTTCGCTCGCGCTCGCGAAGAAGTACGCGCACTGGATCTGCGATGAGAAGAAGATGGCGATCGCGCGCAAGGATTCGATCTACATGCACTGCCTCCCGGCGGACCGGGGGCACGAGGTGACCGACGCGGTGATCGACGGCCCGCACTCGGTCGTGTACGACGAGGCGGAGAACCGGCTGCACACGGCGAAGGCGCTCATGGCGCTCGTAATGGAGTAG